In Streptomyces nojiriensis, one genomic interval encodes:
- a CDS encoding S1C family serine protease, whose product MADRQQTDPAPQWWSRPEGTAGDGRGEGVPAPRPETGGEDHVQDAAPGVSDLTPDAPAADPDVSTSAPGVSDPTPSAPAAVPAVRYDPWGAEPLQVVDRGRTPRGIRLWQVVAISLGTALLAGSVGGYLGVLAERRSSTRLELPQAAAADRGRAPESVAGIAATALPGVVTLHVRGTKGSGTGTGFVLDQQGHILTNSHVVADSQEITVTFSTGESVTAQLVGRDSGYDLAVVKVGGVRGLQPLSLGNSENVKVGDPVVAIGAPFDLSNTVTAGIISATGRPVTAGGDKGDGSDISYVDALQTDAPINPGNSGGPLLDAKAHVVGINSAIRGADKEDATRQGGSIGLGFAIPVNQGKRVAEELIRTGRATHPVIGVTLDMDYSGDGARVGDKGEDGKPSVVADGPGARAGIRAGDVITKVDGQRVRGGDELIIKIRAHRPGDPLDLTVLRGGRESTLKVVLGSANGS is encoded by the coding sequence ATGGCCGACAGGCAGCAGACCGACCCGGCTCCACAGTGGTGGAGCCGGCCCGAGGGGACGGCCGGGGACGGCCGCGGCGAAGGGGTTCCCGCGCCACGGCCCGAAACCGGGGGCGAGGACCACGTACAGGACGCGGCCCCGGGCGTGTCGGACCTGACCCCGGACGCGCCGGCCGCGGATCCGGACGTGTCGACTTCGGCTCCGGGCGTGTCGGATCCGACCCCGAGCGCACCGGCCGCGGTCCCCGCGGTGCGGTACGACCCCTGGGGCGCCGAGCCGTTGCAGGTCGTGGACCGGGGCCGGACGCCGCGCGGGATCCGGCTGTGGCAGGTGGTGGCCATCAGCCTCGGAACGGCCCTGCTCGCCGGCAGCGTCGGCGGCTACCTCGGCGTGCTCGCCGAGCGGCGGAGCAGCACTCGCCTGGAACTCCCCCAGGCCGCCGCCGCCGACCGGGGCCGGGCCCCCGAGAGCGTGGCCGGGATCGCGGCCACCGCACTGCCCGGCGTGGTGACCCTGCACGTCCGCGGCACGAAGGGCAGCGGTACGGGTACCGGCTTCGTGCTCGACCAGCAGGGGCACATCCTGACCAACAGCCACGTGGTGGCCGACTCCCAGGAGATAACGGTCACCTTCAGCACCGGCGAGAGCGTCACCGCCCAGCTGGTCGGCCGTGACTCCGGCTACGACCTGGCCGTGGTCAAGGTCGGCGGGGTGCGCGGGCTCCAGCCGCTGAGCCTGGGGAACTCCGAGAACGTGAAGGTCGGGGACCCGGTGGTGGCCATCGGTGCGCCCTTCGACCTGTCGAACACCGTCACCGCCGGCATCATCAGCGCCACCGGCCGGCCCGTCACCGCGGGCGGCGACAAGGGCGACGGCAGCGACATCAGCTACGTCGACGCGCTGCAGACCGACGCCCCCATCAACCCGGGGAACTCCGGCGGCCCGCTCCTCGACGCGAAGGCCCACGTGGTCGGCATCAACAGCGCGATCCGCGGGGCCGACAAGGAGGATGCCACCCGGCAGGGCGGCTCCATCGGGCTCGGCTTCGCCATCCCCGTCAACCAGGGCAAGCGCGTCGCCGAGGAGCTCATCCGCACCGGCCGCGCCACGCACCCGGTCATCGGGGTCACCCTCGACATGGACTACTCGGGCGACGGGGCCCGGGTCGGGGACAAGGGAGAGGACGGCAAGCCGTCCGTCGTCGCCGACGGACCGGGCGCGCGCGCCGGGATCCGGGCCGGGGACGTGATCACCAAGGTGGACGGCCAGCGGGTCCGCGGCGGCGACGAGCTGATCATCAAGATCCGGGCCCACCGCCCCGGCGACCCGCTGGACCTCACCGTGCTCCGCGGCGGCCGCGAAAGCACACTAAAGGTGGTCCTCGGATCGGCGAACGGCTCATGA
- a CDS encoding sec-independent translocase, whose translation MFNDIGALELVTIVVLGILVFGPDKLPKVIQDVTGFIRKIRAFSDSAKQDIRSELGPEFKDFEFEDLNPKTFIRKQLTENEDLKEIRTSFDLRKELSDVSDAVKSSEAGAAPAPSATAAAGSATPAVTGPDLLKKPAAPAPEERSRFDADAT comes from the coding sequence GTGTTCAACGACATAGGCGCACTCGAACTTGTCACGATCGTGGTGCTCGGCATCCTCGTCTTCGGACCGGACAAGCTGCCCAAGGTCATTCAGGACGTCACGGGCTTCATCCGGAAGATCCGGGCGTTCTCGGACAGTGCGAAGCAGGACATCCGCTCCGAACTCGGCCCGGAATTCAAGGATTTCGAGTTCGAGGACCTGAACCCGAAGACCTTCATCCGCAAGCAGCTGACGGAGAACGAGGACCTCAAGGAGATCCGCACCAGCTTCGATCTCCGCAAGGAGCTCAGCGACGTCTCCGACGCCGTGAAGAGCTCGGAGGCCGGCGCCGCCCCGGCCCCTTCGGCCACGGCCGCAGCCGGCTCCGCCACGCCCGCCGTGACCGGCCCGGACCTGCTGAAGAAGCCCGCCGCCCCGGCCCCGGAGGAGCGCTCGCGCTTCGACGCCGACGCCACCTGA
- a CDS encoding Mrp/NBP35 family ATP-binding protein, with amino-acid sequence MATDTSSAAAPEQDAILDALATVNDPEIHRPITELGMVKSVEIGDGGEVAVTVYLTVSGCPMRETITKNVTEAVEKVAGVTSVAVTLDVMSDEQRKDLAATLRGGTAEREVPFAKPGSLTRVYAVASGKGGVGKSSVTVNLAAAMAADGLKVGVVDADIYGHSVPRMLGVDGRPTQVENMIMPPSAHGVKVISIGMFTPGNAPVVWRGPMLHRALQQFLADVFWGDLDVLLLDLPPGTGDIAISVAQLVPNAEILVVTTPQQAAAEVAERAGSIAVQTHQKIVGVVENMSGLPCPHCDEMVDVFGSGGGQKVADGLTKTVGATVPVLGSIPIDVRLREGGDEGKPVVLSDPDSPAGAALRAIAGKLGGRARGLSGMSLGITPRNKF; translated from the coding sequence ATGGCTACCGACACAAGCTCCGCCGCCGCGCCTGAGCAGGACGCGATCCTGGACGCACTGGCGACGGTGAACGACCCCGAGATCCACCGGCCGATCACCGAGCTCGGCATGGTCAAATCGGTGGAGATCGGAGACGGCGGAGAGGTCGCCGTCACGGTCTACCTCACGGTGTCGGGCTGTCCCATGCGCGAGACCATCACGAAGAACGTCACCGAGGCCGTCGAGAAGGTCGCGGGCGTCACCTCCGTCGCCGTCACCCTCGACGTGATGAGCGACGAGCAGCGCAAGGACCTGGCGGCCACGCTGCGCGGCGGCACCGCCGAGCGCGAGGTGCCCTTCGCCAAGCCGGGCTCGCTGACCCGTGTGTACGCGGTCGCGTCCGGCAAGGGCGGTGTCGGCAAGTCCTCCGTCACGGTGAACCTGGCCGCGGCGATGGCGGCGGACGGCCTGAAGGTCGGCGTGGTCGACGCGGACATCTACGGCCACAGCGTGCCGCGCATGCTGGGTGTGGACGGCCGTCCGACCCAGGTCGAGAACATGATCATGCCGCCGTCGGCGCACGGCGTGAAGGTCATCTCCATCGGCATGTTCACCCCGGGCAACGCCCCGGTGGTGTGGCGCGGGCCCATGCTGCACCGCGCGCTCCAGCAGTTCCTGGCCGACGTGTTCTGGGGCGACCTGGACGTGCTGCTGCTGGACCTGCCGCCGGGTACGGGTGACATCGCGATCTCCGTGGCCCAGCTGGTGCCCAACGCGGAGATCCTCGTCGTCACCACCCCGCAGCAGGCCGCGGCCGAGGTCGCGGAGCGGGCCGGCTCCATCGCCGTGCAGACCCACCAGAAGATCGTCGGCGTGGTCGAGAACATGTCGGGCCTGCCGTGCCCGCACTGCGACGAGATGGTGGACGTCTTCGGCTCGGGCGGTGGCCAGAAGGTCGCGGACGGCCTGACCAAGACGGTCGGCGCGACGGTGCCGGTACTGGGCTCGATCCCGATCGACGTCCGGCTGCGCGAGGGCGGCGACGAGGGCAAGCCCGTCGTCCTGTCCGACCCGGACTCCCCGGCCGGCGCGGCCCTGCGCGCGATCGCGGGCAAGCTGGGCGGCCGGGCGCGCGGCCTGTCGGGCATGTCCCTGGGCATCACTCCCCGGAACAAGTTCTGA
- a CDS encoding DUF1003 domain-containing protein has protein sequence MAAEAAERSGERAGRSSGAGSSALTRSRVRLDLPRAPRRSLLPEYDPEAFGRLSERVARFLGTGRFIVWMTLVIIVWVLWNIFAPDDLRFDPYPFIFLTLMLSLQASYAAPLILLAQNRQDDRDRVTHEQDRKQNERSIADTEYLTREIAALRMGLGEVATRDWIRSEFQDLIKEMDERRLFPAERDEGDR, from the coding sequence CTGGCGGCGGAAGCGGCGGAACGTTCCGGCGAGCGCGCCGGGAGGTCCTCGGGCGCCGGATCGAGCGCGCTGACGCGCTCACGCGTGCGCCTGGACCTGCCGCGCGCCCCGCGGCGGTCGCTGCTGCCCGAGTACGACCCGGAGGCCTTCGGGCGGCTGTCGGAGCGGGTGGCGCGCTTCCTGGGCACCGGCCGGTTCATCGTCTGGATGACCCTGGTCATCATCGTCTGGGTGCTGTGGAACATCTTCGCGCCGGACGACCTTCGGTTCGACCCCTACCCGTTCATCTTCCTGACGCTGATGCTGTCGCTCCAGGCCTCCTACGCGGCTCCGCTGATCCTGCTCGCGCAGAACCGGCAGGACGACCGCGACCGGGTCACCCACGAGCAGGACCGCAAGCAGAACGAGCGCTCCATCGCCGACACCGAGTACCTGACCCGGGAAATCGCCGCCCTGCGCATGGGCCTGGGCGAGGTCGCCACCCGCGACTGGATCAGGTCCGAGTTCCAGGACCTGATCAAGGAGATGGACGAGCGGCGTCTATTCCCCGCCGAACGTGACGAAGGCGACCGCTGA
- a CDS encoding magnesium transporter MgtE N-terminal domain-containing protein produces MAAGAPRIFVSHLSGVPVFDPNGDQVGRVRDLVAMLRVGGRPPRLLGLVVEVVSRRRIFLPMTRVTGVESGQVITTGVVNMRRFEQRPTERLVLGELLDRRVTLVASGEEVTVLDVAIQQLPARRDWEIDRIFVRKGKSGALRRRGEALTVEWSAVTGFSLEEHGQGAENLVATFEQMRPADVANVLHHLTPKRRAEVANALDDDRLADVLEELPEDEQVEILGKLKEERAADVLEAMDPDDAADLLSELPEDDKERLLTLMQPDDAADVRRLLSYEENTAGGLMTTEPIVLRPDATVADALARVRQADLSPALAAQVYVCRPPDETPTGKYLGTVHFQRLLRDPPFTLVSSIVDTDLPPLRPNASLPAVTTHLAAYNMVAVPVVDESGSLLGAVTVDDVLDHLLPDDWRETDFHSEEAVGGR; encoded by the coding sequence ATGGCTGCAGGCGCCCCGCGGATCTTCGTCTCGCATCTGTCGGGTGTGCCCGTCTTCGATCCCAACGGCGACCAGGTGGGCCGCGTGCGCGACCTCGTCGCGATGCTCCGGGTCGGCGGGCGCCCGCCGCGGCTGCTGGGCCTGGTGGTCGAGGTCGTCAGCCGGCGGCGGATCTTCCTGCCGATGACCCGCGTCACCGGAGTGGAGTCCGGGCAGGTCATCACGACCGGTGTGGTCAACATGCGGCGGTTCGAGCAGCGCCCGACCGAACGCCTGGTCCTGGGCGAGCTGCTGGACCGGCGGGTGACGCTGGTCGCGAGCGGCGAGGAGGTCACCGTCCTGGACGTGGCCATCCAGCAGCTGCCGGCCCGCCGGGACTGGGAGATCGACCGGATCTTCGTACGGAAGGGCAAGTCGGGGGCGCTGCGCCGGCGCGGCGAGGCCCTGACGGTGGAGTGGTCGGCGGTGACCGGCTTCTCGCTGGAGGAGCACGGGCAGGGCGCCGAGAACCTGGTCGCCACCTTCGAGCAGATGCGCCCGGCCGACGTGGCGAACGTGCTGCACCACCTGACGCCGAAGCGGCGCGCCGAGGTGGCCAACGCCCTCGACGACGACCGGCTCGCGGACGTGCTGGAGGAGCTGCCCGAGGACGAGCAGGTGGAGATCCTCGGCAAGCTGAAGGAGGAGCGCGCCGCCGACGTCCTGGAGGCGATGGACCCGGACGACGCGGCCGACCTGCTCTCCGAGCTGCCGGAGGACGACAAGGAGCGGCTGCTGACCCTGATGCAGCCGGACGACGCGGCCGACGTGCGCCGCCTGCTGTCCTACGAGGAGAACACCGCGGGCGGTCTGATGACCACCGAGCCGATCGTGCTGCGGCCGGACGCGACCGTCGCGGACGCCCTGGCCCGCGTACGGCAGGCGGACCTGTCGCCGGCGCTGGCGGCGCAGGTGTACGTGTGCCGGCCGCCGGACGAGACGCCGACGGGCAAGTACCTGGGCACGGTGCACTTCCAGCGGCTGCTGCGGGACCCCCCGTTCACGCTGGTCAGCTCGATCGTGGACACGGACCTGCCGCCGCTGCGGCCGAACGCCTCGCTGCCCGCCGTCACCACGCACCTCGCCGCCTACAACATGGTGGCGGTGCCGGTGGTCGACGAGAGCGGCTCGCTGCTGGGCGCGGTGACCGTGGACGACGTGCTGGACCACCTGCTGCCGGACGACTGGCGGGAGACGGACTTCCATTCCGAGGAGGCCGTCGGTGGCCGCTGA
- a CDS encoding magnesium and cobalt transport protein CorA, with amino-acid sequence MSMLPYLRAAVRPALRRATPVQPGYDTTRDPSASSAVVDCAVYRDGRRMLGPACLTPREAIRRVREDGGFAWIGLHEPTEAEFAGIAATFGLHPLAVEDAVHAHQRPKLERYDDTLFTVFKTIHYIDHAELTATSEVVETGEVMCFTGPDFVITVRHGGQGSLKGLRHRLQDDPDLLAKGPSSVLHSIADHVVDGYIAVAAAVQDDIDEVESEVFAAPAKGSARGGDAGRIYQLKREVLEFKRAVSPLLRPMELLSERPMRLVDPDIQKYFRDVADHLARVHEQVVGFDELLNSILQANLAQATVAQNEDMRKITSWAAIVAVPTMICGVYGMNFDHMPELHWRYGYPMVMAAIAASCFTIHRALRRNGWL; translated from the coding sequence ATGTCGATGCTGCCCTACCTGCGTGCCGCCGTTCGCCCGGCCCTGCGCAGGGCCACCCCCGTACAGCCCGGCTACGACACCACCCGCGACCCGTCGGCGAGCAGCGCGGTGGTCGACTGCGCCGTGTACCGCGACGGGCGGCGGATGCTGGGTCCGGCGTGTCTGACGCCCCGTGAGGCGATCCGCCGGGTCCGCGAGGACGGCGGGTTCGCCTGGATCGGCCTGCACGAGCCGACGGAGGCCGAGTTCGCGGGGATCGCCGCGACCTTCGGACTGCACCCGCTGGCCGTGGAGGACGCGGTGCACGCGCACCAGCGGCCGAAGCTGGAGCGCTACGACGACACCCTCTTCACCGTCTTCAAGACGATCCACTACATCGACCACGCCGAACTGACCGCCACCAGCGAGGTGGTGGAGACCGGCGAGGTGATGTGCTTCACCGGCCCCGACTTCGTCATCACCGTCCGGCACGGCGGGCAGGGCTCCCTCAAGGGGCTGCGCCACCGCCTCCAGGACGACCCGGACCTGCTCGCCAAGGGCCCCTCGTCGGTCCTGCACTCCATCGCCGACCACGTGGTCGACGGCTACATCGCGGTCGCGGCGGCGGTGCAGGACGACATCGACGAGGTGGAGAGCGAGGTCTTCGCCGCCCCCGCCAAGGGCAGTGCGCGCGGCGGCGACGCGGGCCGCATCTACCAGCTCAAGCGCGAGGTGCTGGAGTTCAAGCGGGCGGTCTCGCCGCTGCTGCGTCCGATGGAGCTGCTGAGCGAACGGCCGATGCGGCTGGTGGACCCGGACATCCAGAAGTACTTCCGCGATGTCGCCGACCACCTGGCGCGGGTGCACGAGCAGGTGGTGGGCTTCGACGAGCTGCTGAACTCGATCCTCCAGGCCAATCTCGCGCAGGCGACGGTCGCCCAGAACGAGGACATGCGCAAGATCACCTCCTGGGCGGCGATCGTCGCCGTGCCGACGATGATCTGCGGCGTGTACGGGATGAACTTCGACCACATGCCCGAACTCCACTGGCGCTACGGCTATCCGATGGTGATGGCCGCGATCGCCGCCTCCTGCTTCACCATCCACCGCGCACTGCGCCGCAACGGCTGGCTCTGA
- a CDS encoding suppressor of fused domain protein, whose product MAEILALVEARLRTAFGEPDARAAVTFLGTDRIEVLRFAEGDLVRYATLGMSAHPMTDPTAVVADPVRGPRAELVLTVRAGLAATDKLLRPLAVLAASPQVEGLIVAPGASLDVGEPLWDGAPFSSVLVAEPGGLVEDLELDEPMDPVHFLPLLPMTANEAAWKRVHGAAALQERWLARGTDLRDPVRSAVALD is encoded by the coding sequence ATGGCAGAAATTCTGGCTCTCGTGGAGGCCCGGCTGCGCACCGCGTTCGGTGAACCCGACGCACGCGCCGCCGTCACCTTCCTGGGCACCGACCGCATCGAGGTACTCCGTTTCGCCGAGGGCGACCTCGTGCGGTACGCGACCCTCGGGATGTCCGCGCACCCGATGACCGATCCGACCGCCGTGGTCGCCGACCCCGTACGGGGCCCGCGCGCCGAGCTCGTGCTGACCGTACGGGCGGGCCTTGCGGCCACCGACAAACTCCTGCGGCCGCTCGCGGTGCTGGCCGCGTCCCCCCAGGTCGAGGGGCTGATCGTGGCCCCGGGGGCCTCGCTGGACGTGGGCGAACCGCTCTGGGACGGGGCCCCCTTCAGCTCCGTCCTCGTGGCGGAACCGGGCGGTCTGGTCGAGGACCTGGAGCTCGACGAGCCCATGGACCCGGTCCACTTCCTCCCCTTGCTGCCGATGACGGCGAACGAGGCCGCCTGGAAACGCGTGCACGGAGCGGCCGCCCTCCAGGAACGCTGGCTCGCGCGCGGAACCGACCTGCGGGACCCTGTGCGCAGCGCCGTCGCGCTGGACTGA
- a CDS encoding DUF6758 family protein: MRGEPSCPKCGGRVRAPGLFSDSWQCAVHGAVHPLQPVIPPSVEGLNVMVHRARVPVWMPWPLPVGWLFTGVASAGDDRSGGRATAVACSGPGPLGGIGELLLIAEELGVGLGARYAGIDGVDPGSSIDVSAPPHAKVVAAGRPTPLWHVAGGPDDRAVFAGEARGLWLWAIVWPEQSGLLMYDELVLTDLRDAGAEVELVPCGALSPRILGPA; the protein is encoded by the coding sequence ATGAGGGGTGAACCAAGTTGCCCGAAGTGCGGTGGCCGGGTCAGGGCGCCCGGACTCTTCTCCGACTCCTGGCAGTGCGCGGTGCACGGCGCTGTCCACCCCCTGCAACCCGTCATCCCGCCGAGCGTCGAAGGCCTGAACGTGATGGTGCACCGGGCGCGGGTGCCGGTGTGGATGCCGTGGCCGCTGCCGGTGGGGTGGCTGTTCACCGGGGTCGCGTCCGCCGGTGACGACCGCAGCGGCGGCCGGGCGACGGCGGTGGCCTGTTCCGGCCCCGGCCCGTTGGGCGGGATCGGCGAGCTGCTGCTGATCGCGGAGGAGCTGGGCGTGGGCCTCGGCGCGCGGTACGCGGGCATCGACGGCGTCGACCCCGGCTCGTCCATCGACGTATCGGCGCCGCCCCACGCCAAGGTGGTCGCGGCGGGCCGCCCGACACCGCTGTGGCACGTGGCCGGCGGCCCCGACGACCGGGCCGTCTTCGCCGGCGAGGCGCGCGGCCTGTGGCTCTGGGCGATCGTCTGGCCGGAGCAGTCCGGCCTGCTGATGTACGACGAGCTCGTCCTCACCGACCTGCGCGACGCGGGAGCCGAGGTCGAGCTCGTTCCGTGCGGGGCCCTGAGCCCCCGCATCCTGGGCCCCGCCTGA